ACTCAGCGTCCAGCCCGCCAGGATCTGCCAGGTGTACTGGTAGCCGGTCATGATGGTCAGCGCCGGAATCGGCGCGACCAGACCGGCGGACGAGACCGCCGCCGCGGAGGACGCCGTGGTCTGGTTCAGGTTGCACTCGAGGATCGAGAACTCGCGGGTGCCCGTCACCTGAAGCGCCTTCCACAGCGCAAAGCCGAGCAGCGACGCGGTCACGCTCATGTTCATGCCCCAGCCGATCTTCAGCCCCGCGTAGATGTTGCAGGTCGAGAGCACGCCGCCGATCAACATCCCGGTCAGCACGGATCGCAGCGTCAGCTCGGGCATGCTCGCGGGCACGACCGGCGCAGGGGGCGAGGGCTCACTCATACAGCGGAGCTAACCCCGATCCGGTGGCGAGTCACCTGTCAGCGGCCGCGGCTGCAACGATCGACGTCGAGCTCGGTCCTTGCTTTCGCGATGCAGACGGCCTCACGCTGCGACGTATCGCGAGACAGGCACTCGTCGGCCGCTTCGGTGATGCGCTCGCGATGAGCTGCGCTCTTCAGCACCTCCGCGCGTCGTTTCTCGAGCTCGGCGCGCTCGGCCGCATCCTCAGCTTGTTTGACCGCAAGCTCGAGCGCCAGCTCTTCGATGCGGCGCCCTGCAGCCGCGCACTCGGTCTTGGTCGCCAGGCTCTCGGCGGGTTGCTGAGCTTTCTGCGACCGCGGCTCCGTCTTGCCGCGCGCCCCCACGGTGCCATCGACGCCGCCGTGCTCCGTCAGATCGCCCAAGATCTTCTGGGGATCTTCCGCTTCTTTGGCGTGACAGCCCGCCACGGGTAGCGCGAGCGCCAGACACAGCCAGGTCTTGATGGGGGTCATCGGCCCCGCCAAGTTACGGGTCCGAGGGCCTGCTGTCCAAGCCCGAACCCGGGAAAGCCGCCAAAAATGCGCCTTCTCCGGTCGTTGCGGCGGGAGAAATTTCGTGTACGAATCAATTCGCCGCGGCCGCGGCGGCCCCGCACGAGAACCGCGCGGGGGCCGAACCCGGAAGAGCAAACGCCATGTGGAATCCGTACACCGAAGAACACGAACACTTCCGCAAGACCGTGCGTCAGTTTGCCGAGAAGGAGATCGAGCCGTTCTCGGACGAGTGGGAGAAAGCGAAGGACTTCCCCGACGAGCTGTTCAAGAAGGCCGGCCAGCTCGGCATCCTTGGCGCGCATTACTCCGAAGAGTGCGGTGGCTCCGGCGGCGACTACTGGTTCAGCGTGGCCAAGGCCCAAGAGCTACCGCGCGGCCGCTCGGCGGGTGTGACGATGGCGCTGCTCGTGCAGACCGACATGGCGACGCCGGTGATCGCCGATCTCGGTACACCCGAACAGATCGACGAGTTCTTGAAGCCTGCGCTGGCAGGAGATCGCATCGCCGCCATCGGCGTGAGTGAGCCCGGCGCCGGCAGCGACGTGGCGGGCATTCGCACGGCGGCCCGCAGGGACGGCGGCGACTACGTGCTGAACGGCCAGAAGACCTTCATCACCAACGGCGCCCGCGCCAGCTTCGTGACGTTGCTCGCCAAGACCAACCCCGAGACCGGCTCCCACGGCTGTACGTTCTTCCTGGTTCCGACCGACACCAAGGGTTTCAAGGTCGGCAGGAAGCTGGAGAAGATCGGCAATCACGCCTCGGACACCGCGGAGCTGTGGCTCGAAGACGTGCGCATCCCCGAGCGTTACCGGCTCGGCGAGGAGGACATGGGATTCATGTACCTGATGCAGAACTTCCAGGCCGAGCGCCTGATCGGCGCCGTCGCGGGCGTCGCGGGCGCGCGCTACGCCATCGATTTTTCACGCCAGTACGGCGAGACCCGCGTTGCGTTCGGCAAGCCGATCATCAAGCGCGAGGTGTGGCAGCACAAGTTCGTGAACATGTACACGAAGGTCGAGATGGCGCAGGCGTTCGTCGACAAGTGTGTCGACGCCTACAACACCGACAAGTACCTGAAAAAGGCGAACGTCTCGATGGAGACGGTGAAGCTGATCAGCATGGCGAAGATCGTCGCTGGTGAGCTGGTGGCCGAGGTCATGGACACCTGCCTGCAGTTCCACGGCGGCTGGGGTTACATCGAGGAGTACCCCATCGCGCGCGCCTGGCGTGACGCACGCCTGCTCAAGATTGGCGGCGGCACCAGCGAGACGATGACCTACTATCTCGCGAAGCTGATGGGGCTCTGACTCGAGCGCCCGCGCGCTCACTTCGTGGAGCCCAGCTCCGCACCACACTTCCAGCACAGCTCGAAGTTCTCCGGGCTCTCTTCCCCGCAGCTGGGGCAGGGTTTTTCCCCCTCCAGCTTGGAGCGCCGGCGCGTCTCGAACTCGTCCACCGCCGCTCGCGCCCGCTCGAAGTCAGCGTCGCGTTCGATCACCACCCGGGGCCGTGAGGCCAGGTACGGCAGCTCGCCGTAGGCCGACATGCTCAGGGCGTTGTCGATGCGCGCCGGGATCCACAGCTCCTTCAACTGATCGAGCAGAAGCTGCGCTTCCCAGAGGTCTTGGGCGACGAACACGACCTG
The genomic region above belongs to Myxococcales bacterium and contains:
- a CDS encoding acyl-CoA dehydrogenase family protein, yielding MWNPYTEEHEHFRKTVRQFAEKEIEPFSDEWEKAKDFPDELFKKAGQLGILGAHYSEECGGSGGDYWFSVAKAQELPRGRSAGVTMALLVQTDMATPVIADLGTPEQIDEFLKPALAGDRIAAIGVSEPGAGSDVAGIRTAARRDGGDYVLNGQKTFITNGARASFVTLLAKTNPETGSHGCTFFLVPTDTKGFKVGRKLEKIGNHASDTAELWLEDVRIPERYRLGEEDMGFMYLMQNFQAERLIGAVAGVAGARYAIDFSRQYGETRVAFGKPIIKREVWQHKFVNMYTKVEMAQAFVDKCVDAYNTDKYLKKANVSMETVKLISMAKIVAGELVAEVMDTCLQFHGGWGYIEEYPIARAWRDARLLKIGGGTSETMTYYLAKLMGL
- a CDS encoding DUF2007 domain-containing protein, which encodes MQVVFVAQDLWEAQLLLDQLKELWIPARIDNALSMSAYGELPYLASRPRVVIERDADFERARAAVDEFETRRRSKLEGEKPCPSCGEESPENFELCWKCGAELGSTK